From Flavobacterium arcticum, the proteins below share one genomic window:
- a CDS encoding DUF4254 domain-containing protein produces MFSEIAFPVFEQSILDYHKFDNVDQPINNPFSKDKIEHLLYAKNWIDTVQWHFEDIIRNPEIDPVAALTLKRRIDASNQERTDMVEYIDSYFLQKYADVQVKSDAKINSESPAWALDRLSILALKIYHMNEEATREGASEEHRKKCTEKLNVLLEQKKDLSTAIDDLIADIESGEKYMKVYKQMKMYNDEELNPVLYQNKK; encoded by the coding sequence ATGTTTTCCGAAATAGCTTTTCCTGTTTTTGAACAGAGTATCCTTGATTATCATAAGTTTGATAACGTTGACCAACCTATAAATAATCCTTTTAGCAAAGATAAAATAGAGCACTTGCTTTATGCTAAAAATTGGATAGACACTGTACAATGGCATTTTGAGGATATTATTCGTAATCCAGAAATAGACCCTGTAGCAGCATTAACGTTAAAAAGACGTATAGACGCATCTAACCAAGAGCGTACAGATATGGTAGAGTATATAGATAGTTACTTTTTACAAAAATATGCTGATGTACAGGTTAAAAGCGATGCCAAAATAAACTCTGAAAGTCCTGCATGGGCATTAGATAGGTTGTCTATACTTGCCTTAAAAATATATCACATGAACGAAGAGGCTACTCGCGAGGGAGCATCTGAGGAGCATCGTAAAAAATGTACAGAGAAACTTAATGTACTACTTGAGCAGAAAAAAGACTTATCTACTGCTATAGATGATTTGATTGCCGATATTGAAAGCGGTGAGAAATATATGAAAGTCTATAAGCAGATGAAAATGTATAATGACGAGGAGTTGAATCCTGTTTTGTATCAAAATAAAAAATAG
- a CDS encoding glycosyltransferase family 9 protein: MRRKKHILVIRLSAMGDVAMVVPVLRALTEQHKKVKVTVISRAFFKPFFNGIPNIDFFAAEPNGKHKGFLGLLKLYSELKKLHVYGVADLHNVLRSRIITTLFRLKGKKTATVDKARSQRAALTRPDNKVFEPLVPITERYADVFEMLGYPIDLKKVKFIEKQSLTDDIIATTGTRTENWVGIAPFAKHRAKIYPKDLMQEVINQLLVKPKIKIFLFGAGRSEIKKLEGFAEGHDNVIVIAGKMSFKQELQLISNLDIMLSMDSGNAHIAAMYGVNVITLWGATHPYAGFAPFNQPEKNQLVADREQYPKLPTSIYGNKKVEGYENAMRTIKPNDVVTIVDSYLNHNNL, from the coding sequence ATGCGAAGGAAAAAACATATTCTTGTAATACGCCTATCTGCTATGGGCGATGTTGCTATGGTGGTACCCGTACTAAGGGCGCTGACAGAGCAACATAAAAAGGTAAAAGTTACAGTAATATCAAGGGCTTTTTTTAAGCCCTTTTTTAATGGAATACCTAATATAGATTTTTTTGCTGCCGAACCTAATGGTAAACATAAAGGTTTTTTAGGTTTACTGAAACTGTATTCTGAACTTAAAAAACTTCATGTATATGGTGTTGCCGATTTACATAATGTACTGCGAAGTAGGATAATAACAACGCTGTTTAGGTTAAAGGGAAAAAAAACAGCAACAGTTGATAAAGCCCGAAGCCAAAGAGCAGCACTAACACGACCTGATAATAAAGTATTTGAACCTTTAGTGCCTATAACAGAAAGGTATGCCGATGTGTTTGAAATGCTTGGATATCCTATAGATCTTAAAAAGGTTAAGTTTATTGAAAAACAGAGCCTTACAGATGATATAATTGCAACCACAGGTACGCGTACAGAAAACTGGGTAGGTATAGCTCCTTTTGCCAAGCATAGAGCAAAAATATACCCTAAAGATTTAATGCAAGAGGTTATTAATCAGCTTTTGGTGAAACCAAAAATAAAAATTTTTCTTTTTGGGGCAGGACGTAGCGAAATAAAGAAACTAGAAGGCTTTGCCGAGGGACATGATAATGTAATTGTTATTGCTGGTAAAATGAGTTTTAAACAGGAATTACAATTAATAAGCAATCTTGATATAATGCTTAGTATGGATAGTGGTAATGCTCATATTGCTGCTATGTATGGTGTTAATGTGATAACGCTTTGGGGCGCAACGCATCCCTATGCAGGCTTTGCACCCTTTAATCAACCTGAGAAAAATCAATTGGTTGCAGACAGGGAACAATACCCTAAGCTGCCTACCTCTATATATGGGAATAAAAAAGTAGAAGGCTATGAAAATGCTATGCGTACTATAAAGCCAAATGATGTTGTAACTATTGTAGATAGTTATTTAAATCATAATAACTTATAG
- a CDS encoding ferredoxin--NADP reductase produces the protein MSTFHTLTIKDVTRETPGAVSIAFTIPDNLKDAYKFTAGQYINLKTEYEGQEVRKAYSICSSPNSDELRVAIKAVQSGGFSSFANEKLATGDTLEIGTPEGKFTFEPKPDRQRNYAAFAAGSGITPILSIIQSVLEGEPKSTFVLVYGNKTPEDTIFHQLLHDMQLEYVGRFFVHFVYSKARAEDSLFGRIERSTVNFVTKNKHKEKEFAKFYLCGPEEMIKTVSEVLKESNVPEKNIKFELFSTPIAEKKIEENLEGHTKITVLVDDEETTFDMSQKMTILDAALKQGVDAPYSCQGGICSSCMARITSGSAEMKKNAILTDGEIAEGLILTCQAHPTSQEVYVDYDDV, from the coding sequence ATGTCAACATTTCATACGTTAACCATAAAAGATGTTACAAGGGAAACACCTGGAGCAGTATCTATTGCTTTTACTATTCCTGATAACCTTAAAGATGCATACAAATTTACAGCAGGGCAGTATATAAACCTGAAAACTGAATATGAAGGACAAGAGGTGCGCAAAGCTTACTCTATTTGTTCTTCACCCAATAGTGATGAACTTCGCGTAGCTATAAAAGCAGTGCAAAGCGGAGGGTTTTCTAGCTTTGCTAATGAAAAACTAGCTACAGGTGACACCTTAGAAATAGGCACACCAGAAGGTAAATTTACTTTTGAACCTAAACCAGACAGACAGCGCAACTATGCGGCATTTGCTGCTGGTAGTGGTATAACGCCTATACTATCTATTATACAATCAGTACTAGAAGGCGAACCAAAAAGTACTTTTGTGCTGGTATATGGTAACAAAACACCCGAGGACACTATATTTCATCAGTTATTGCACGATATGCAACTAGAATATGTGGGTCGCTTTTTTGTACATTTTGTTTATAGTAAAGCTAGAGCCGAGGATTCTCTTTTTGGCAGAATAGAACGCTCTACCGTAAACTTTGTAACGAAAAACAAACATAAAGAAAAAGAGTTTGCTAAGTTTTACCTGTGCGGTCCTGAAGAGATGATAAAAACGGTAAGCGAGGTACTAAAAGAAAGTAATGTACCTGAGAAAAACATTAAGTTTGAGTTGTTTTCTACTCCTATTGCTGAGAAGAAAATTGAGGAAAACTTAGAAGGTCATACTAAAATTACCGTACTGGTAGATGATGAGGAAACGACTTTTGATATGTCGCAAAAAATGACAATACTAGACGCTGCCCTAAAACAAGGCGTAGATGCTCCTTACTCTTGCCAAGGTGGTATATGTAGTAGCTGTATGGCACGTATAACAAGTGGTAGTGCCGAGATGAAAAAAAACGCTATACTTACAGATGGCGAAATTGCCGAAGGGCTTATACTTACCTGCCAAGCACACCCTACATCGCAGGAAGTTTATGTAGATTATGACGATGTATAA
- a CDS encoding PadR family transcriptional regulator: MKNSPLYKGSLTTIIMKLLEENERMYGYEITQKVKLITQGELNITEGALYPALHRLEGEGLLEAEVEKVDNRLRKYYKLTESGQKETVNRLAELEDFIRNMQTLVNSKTNPDLQF; this comes from the coding sequence ATGAAAAACTCGCCACTATATAAGGGTAGTCTTACTACTATAATTATGAAGCTATTAGAAGAAAATGAGCGTATGTATGGCTATGAAATAACCCAAAAAGTAAAGCTTATTACTCAAGGAGAGCTAAATATTACCGAAGGTGCATTATATCCTGCATTACATAGGCTAGAGGGTGAAGGGCTGCTAGAAGCCGAAGTAGAAAAAGTAGATAACAGGCTACGTAAGTACTATAAACTTACCGAAAGCGGACAAAAAGAAACGGTAAATAGGCTGGCTGAACTTGAAGATTTTATAAGAAATATGCAAACGCTTGTAAACTCTAAAACAAATCCTGATTTACAGTTTTAA
- a CDS encoding DUF5687 family protein: MFRKFIALEWKAFFRSPSFTANVIVKVFMILGGLFFMLALLGMGFGSYFIIEDSLKQDPLEVINKYIIYYLVSDIMIRYFLQKIPVINIKPFLTLPIKRSTIVSFALGKTALSFFNYIHAFFFIPFSIVMLIEGHDPLSVGLWHLGIFALIYCNNFMNILINNKDGLFVVFMGSLAIMGGLQYYEIFDATIYTSVFFQGMYATTYIFILPIIALIGLVIYSFRYFKQHLYQDTGLAKKQSDVTTQDYSWLNRYGTLGTFLKNDIKLIIRNKRSKTTVGLSLLFLFYGLAFFTGIVKGYDNSFMHMFAAIFVTGGFLFTFGQFVPSWDSAYYPLMMSQNIQYREYISSKWWLVVIGTFISTILALPYIYFGLNIYLMLLAAGVYNIGVNSHLILLGGAYIKTPIDLASSKQAFGDKKAFNVKTLLITLPKMIIPMALYSLGDAFIGENWGVLLVIIAGIIGFTFRNKVFSMVEKIYKTEKYKTLASYKQKN; this comes from the coding sequence ATGTTTAGGAAGTTTATTGCACTCGAATGGAAAGCCTTTTTTAGGTCGCCCTCTTTTACTGCTAATGTTATCGTGAAAGTGTTCATGATATTAGGAGGACTATTCTTTATGTTAGCACTTTTAGGTATGGGGTTTGGAAGCTATTTTATTATAGAAGATAGTCTTAAACAAGATCCGTTAGAAGTAATAAATAAGTATATTATATACTATTTAGTGTCGGATATAATGATTAGGTACTTTTTACAAAAAATTCCTGTTATAAATATAAAACCATTCCTTACACTACCCATAAAAAGAAGTACTATTGTAAGCTTTGCGCTAGGTAAAACAGCATTGTCATTTTTTAATTATATACATGCTTTTTTCTTTATACCATTTTCAATAGTTATGTTAATAGAGGGGCATGACCCATTAAGTGTAGGGCTTTGGCACTTGGGTATATTTGCATTGATATATTGTAATAACTTTATGAATATATTGATCAATAATAAAGATGGTCTTTTTGTTGTATTTATGGGCTCTTTAGCTATAATGGGCGGACTTCAGTATTATGAAATATTTGATGCTACAATTTACACATCAGTATTTTTTCAAGGAATGTATGCTACAACATACATTTTTATACTTCCAATAATAGCACTTATAGGGTTAGTGATATACTCTTTCCGTTATTTTAAACAACATTTATATCAAGACACGGGGCTTGCTAAAAAACAGTCTGATGTTACTACACAAGACTATTCTTGGCTTAATCGTTATGGTACACTAGGTACTTTCCTTAAAAATGATATTAAACTGATAATAAGAAACAAACGCTCTAAAACCACAGTGGGTCTAAGTTTATTATTTCTTTTTTACGGATTAGCTTTCTTTACAGGAATAGTAAAAGGTTATGATAATAGCTTTATGCACATGTTTGCAGCCATATTTGTAACAGGAGGTTTCCTGTTTACTTTTGGGCAATTTGTACCAAGCTGGGATAGTGCTTACTACCCATTAATGATGAGCCAAAATATACAGTATCGTGAGTATATCTCCTCTAAATGGTGGTTAGTAGTTATTGGTACATTTATAAGTACAATATTAGCATTACCATACATCTACTTTGGTTTAAATATTTACTTAATGCTACTTGCAGCAGGAGTATATAACATAGGGGTAAATTCGCACTTAATATTATTAGGTGGTGCCTATATAAAAACACCCATAGATTTGGCATCGAGCAAACAAGCCTTTGGAGATAAGAAAGCCTTTAATGTAAAAACACTATTAATAACATTACCTAAAATGATTATTCCAATGGCACTATATAGTCTTGGAGATGCTTTTATAGGTGAAAATTGGGGAGTACTACTTGTAATTATTGCAGGTATTATAGGGTTTACTTTCCGTAACAAAGTATTCTCTATGGTAGAGAAAATATACAAAACAGAGAAGTACAAAACATTAGCATCTTACAAACAAAAAAACTAA
- a CDS encoding ABC transporter ATP-binding protein, with translation MIQVHNLRKTYNGTTVLKIDNLEIPKGESFGLVGNNGAGKTTFFSLLLDLIQPSNGYITSNTIKVNESEAWKPFTSAFIDESFLIGYLTPEEYFYFIGELRGLNKADVDALLVKHQDFFNDEILKKKKYLRDLSKGNQKKVGIIAALIGNPEVIILDEPFANLDPTTQFRLKKIIKELAEDPEVTILVSSHDLAHTIEVSNRIVALQKGEVVKDIKTSEETLKELEAFFAI, from the coding sequence ATGATACAAGTACATAACCTTAGAAAAACATATAACGGAACAACCGTATTAAAAATAGATAATCTTGAAATACCTAAAGGCGAAAGCTTTGGGCTAGTAGGTAATAACGGAGCGGGGAAAACTACATTTTTCAGCTTGTTACTAGATTTAATACAGCCATCTAACGGATATATAACCAGCAATACTATAAAGGTTAATGAAAGCGAAGCATGGAAACCCTTTACATCGGCATTTATAGATGAGAGTTTTCTTATAGGCTACCTTACGCCCGAAGAATATTTTTATTTTATTGGCGAACTTCGCGGTTTAAATAAAGCAGATGTAGATGCACTATTAGTAAAGCATCAAGACTTTTTTAATGATGAGATACTAAAGAAAAAGAAATACCTGCGCGACCTCTCTAAAGGAAACCAAAAGAAGGTGGGTATTATTGCAGCATTAATAGGTAACCCCGAAGTTATTATACTCGATGAACCCTTTGCTAACTTAGACCCTACTACACAATTTAGACTAAAAAAAATAATTAAAGAACTTGCCGAAGATCCAGAGGTAACAATACTGGTGTCTAGTCATGACCTTGCTCATACCATAGAGGTAAGTAACCGTATTGTTGCACTGCAAAAGGGTGAAGTGGTAAAAGACATAAAAACATCTGAAGAAACGCTCAAGGAGCTCGAAGCTTTTTTTGCGATATAA
- the porW gene encoding type IX secretion system periplasmic lipoprotein PorW/SprE encodes MKTSTYKYFLLFGLVVFLIACSTKKNKFINRNYHAVTTEYNVLYNGNLALVAGVNELKTTYNDNFWELLPVERMQLTVEEMSPNDKRNPNFDRAEEKATKAIQKHSMYMGGSEKNPQIDEAHLLLGQARYYDNRYIPALEAFNYILYKYPNSDKIGEAKVWRAKTNIRLESEGVAIKNLKLLLENKQKLDDQVYADANAILAEAYIKTEYLDSALVVLKKAGEFTKRKEERARYYFIAGQLYQRLNKPDSAFASFQQVIDMKRKSPRRYVIQAHAQQAGQFDYKNGDTLVFMEKYRDLLKDRENRPFLDVINHQVGLFYDKQDLDENAVKYYNKSLRAKTQNQDRYLKASNYRNIAEINFEKARYPVAGLYYDSTMVYLEKRSREFKNIKKKRDNLEDVIKYEAIAQVNDSILHAVSLSDEAKKEYYQAYIEKLKIQEEAERERLEKEARIQENMAASGGIQPMKLGSDKPSSFGSVVSKDVAQSATKQAGTRNGFNTTSQSGSAGGKFYFYTPSTVSYGKIEFAKRWGKRPLVDNWRWAADLRNIAGNQGTDTDSLDVTQDKDWELEPRFTPDYYIAQLPTSQTVLDSLAKERNFAYYQLGTIYKEKFKEYQRAADKLEKLLQNNPEERLVLPSKYNLYKIYQIINPERAELYKQQILTEYPDSRYAEIIKNPTLGADNSQSPEAVYATLFKKYESGALRESEALVEEYINLYTGEPIVSKFELLKASITARLSGVEEYKKTLNFVALNYPNSDEGKKAEIMLKTDIPALEKINFGNPAMSWKVIFKFESPNDPKIKPLQEKIQKYIKEGLNNSITLSQDVYTTESDFLVIHGFNSKLAAEDAVSVLKDYKKYKITETPIIISSEDYRVIQIKKNFTEYLAIE; translated from the coding sequence TTGAAAACCAGTACGTATAAATATTTTCTTCTTTTTGGTTTGGTTGTTTTTTTAATAGCCTGTTCTACCAAAAAAAACAAATTTATTAACCGCAACTACCATGCGGTCACCACCGAATATAATGTTTTGTATAACGGTAACCTTGCCCTCGTTGCAGGGGTTAATGAGCTGAAAACTACCTATAACGATAACTTTTGGGAGTTACTTCCTGTAGAAAGGATGCAGCTTACCGTAGAGGAAATGAGCCCTAATGATAAGCGAAACCCTAACTTTGATAGAGCCGAAGAAAAAGCTACAAAGGCCATACAAAAACACTCTATGTATATGGGGGGTAGTGAGAAAAACCCACAAATAGATGAAGCCCACTTACTACTAGGGCAAGCACGCTATTATGATAATAGATATATACCTGCACTAGAGGCGTTTAATTATATATTGTATAAATATCCTAATAGTGATAAAATAGGCGAAGCTAAGGTATGGCGCGCAAAAACCAATATAAGGTTAGAAAGCGAAGGTGTTGCCATAAAAAACCTGAAACTGTTATTAGAGAATAAACAAAAACTAGACGACCAAGTATATGCAGATGCTAATGCTATACTTGCCGAGGCGTATATAAAAACAGAATATTTAGATAGTGCTTTAGTAGTACTTAAAAAAGCAGGCGAATTTACTAAGCGTAAAGAAGAAAGAGCGAGATATTATTTTATAGCAGGACAACTTTACCAAAGGTTAAACAAACCAGATAGTGCTTTTGCTTCTTTTCAGCAAGTGATAGACATGAAGCGCAAGTCACCAAGACGTTATGTAATACAGGCACATGCCCAACAGGCAGGTCAGTTTGATTATAAAAATGGTGACACGCTTGTATTTATGGAGAAATATAGAGACTTGCTTAAAGACAGAGAGAATAGACCTTTTCTAGATGTTATAAACCATCAAGTAGGTTTATTTTATGATAAGCAAGATCTTGACGAAAATGCTGTAAAGTATTATAACAAGTCGCTTCGTGCCAAAACACAAAATCAAGATCGCTACTTAAAAGCCTCTAACTATCGCAATATTGCCGAGATAAACTTTGAAAAAGCAAGATATCCTGTTGCAGGGCTTTATTATGATAGTACCATGGTGTACTTAGAAAAAAGATCGCGCGAGTTTAAAAACATTAAAAAGAAAAGAGATAATCTTGAAGATGTTATAAAATATGAAGCTATAGCACAGGTTAATGATAGCATACTGCACGCCGTTTCGTTATCTGATGAGGCTAAAAAAGAATACTATCAAGCTTATATAGAGAAACTGAAAATACAAGAAGAAGCAGAAAGAGAAAGGTTAGAAAAAGAAGCTAGAATACAAGAAAACATGGCTGCATCAGGAGGTATTCAGCCAATGAAGCTAGGTTCAGATAAGCCTTCAAGTTTTGGTTCAGTAGTTTCTAAAGATGTTGCTCAAAGTGCTACAAAACAAGCAGGCACAAGAAATGGTTTTAATACTACAAGCCAGTCAGGTAGCGCAGGAGGTAAATTTTACTTCTATACACCATCTACAGTGTCATATGGTAAAATTGAGTTTGCAAAACGATGGGGCAAACGTCCGCTTGTAGACAACTGGCGCTGGGCAGCAGACCTGAGAAATATTGCAGGAAACCAAGGTACAGATACAGATAGCCTTGATGTAACACAAGATAAAGACTGGGAGCTAGAACCTCGATTTACTCCTGACTATTATATTGCACAATTACCTACATCGCAAACGGTGCTAGACAGCCTTGCTAAAGAACGTAATTTTGCATACTATCAGCTTGGTACTATATATAAAGAGAAATTTAAAGAGTATCAGCGTGCTGCAGATAAGTTAGAAAAATTATTACAAAATAATCCCGAAGAGCGTTTGGTATTGCCATCAAAATATAACTTGTATAAGATATACCAAATTATAAACCCTGAAAGAGCAGAGCTATACAAGCAACAAATACTTACAGAGTATCCTGATAGTCGCTATGCAGAGATTATAAAGAATCCTACGCTGGGTGCGGATAATAGTCAAAGCCCCGAAGCAGTATATGCTACGCTGTTTAAAAAATATGAAAGTGGTGCGTTAAGAGAATCTGAAGCATTAGTTGAAGAGTATATAAACTTATATACAGGAGAGCCTATTGTTTCTAAATTTGAATTATTAAAAGCTAGTATTACGGCAAGATTGAGCGGTGTAGAAGAATATAAAAAAACATTGAACTTTGTAGCCCTAAATTACCCCAATAGTGATGAAGGTAAAAAAGCAGAGATTATGCTGAAAACCGATATACCAGCATTAGAAAAAATTAACTTTGGTAACCCTGCAATGTCTTGGAAAGTAATATTTAAGTTTGAGAGTCCTAACGATCCTAAGATAAAACCACTGCAAGAGAAAATACAAAAGTATATTAAAGAAGGACTTAATAATAGTATAACACTATCTCAGGATGTTTATACAACAGAGTCAGACTTTTTAGTAATACATGGTTTTAATAGTAAGCTAGCGGCAGAAGATGCGGTATCTGTACTTAAGGATTATAAAAAGTATAAAATTACCGAAACACCTATTATTATATCTAGTGAAGATTATAGAGTAATTCAGATTAAAAAGAACTTTACCGAATATTTGGCTATAGAATAA
- a CDS encoding bactofilin family protein, with protein MFDKKVPKTGGLDFGKTNRIVEGTIIKGDIISQADFRLDGELEGNFSSTGKIVIGPTGKVIGDIKCKNADVEGRFKGKMEVEELLSLKASASIVGEVITGKLSVEPGAAFTATCSMKNGVKQIAKVNEQQAG; from the coding sequence ATGTTTGACAAAAAAGTACCAAAAACAGGAGGTCTCGACTTCGGGAAAACAAACCGAATAGTAGAAGGAACTATTATAAAAGGCGATATTATATCGCAAGCTGATTTTAGGCTTGATGGCGAACTTGAAGGAAACTTCTCATCGACTGGAAAAATAGTAATAGGACCAACAGGTAAAGTAATAGGTGATATTAAATGTAAAAACGCAGATGTAGAGGGTAGGTTTAAAGGTAAGATGGAGGTAGAGGAGCTGCTTAGTCTTAAGGCAAGCGCAAGTATTGTAGGCGAGGTTATAACGGGTAAATTATCTGTAGAGCCAGGAGCAGCCTTTACAGCCACCTGTTCTATGAAAAACGGGGTAAAGCAAATAGCTAAAGTAAATGAGCAACAAGCGGGATAA
- a CDS encoding AtpZ/AtpI family protein translates to MSNKRDNNNRNKWMALINIPLQMGIIIFLFSWFGGWLDAEYLNTKNTNRIIFTLLGVFIALYNVIRQVNELNK, encoded by the coding sequence ATGAGCAACAAGCGGGATAATAATAATCGTAATAAGTGGATGGCACTTATTAATATACCGTTACAAATGGGGATAATAATTTTTTTATTTTCTTGGTTTGGCGGATGGCTTGATGCAGAGTATCTTAATACAAAAAACACAAATCGCATAATTTTTACACTTCTGGGTGTGTTTATTGCCTTATATAATGTAATAAGGCAGGTAAACGAACTCAACAAATAG
- a CDS encoding DUF6168 family protein → MKKNIGIFTVTTVIAALSLIANMLIYQVPELKAASQNFIYSLPLVYLFFFVFTIVILGVLLTLGKKKKEQVGYIFLFLTSAKMGLSYLIARPILTKTIDDPTEKINFFIVFILFLAIEAYYTARLLNNK, encoded by the coding sequence ATGAAAAAAAACATAGGTATTTTTACCGTTACCACCGTTATAGCTGCTTTATCCTTGATTGCTAATATGCTCATTTATCAAGTGCCTGAACTTAAGGCAGCAAGTCAAAATTTTATATATTCATTACCTTTGGTATATCTCTTTTTCTTTGTTTTTACCATTGTAATATTAGGTGTACTTCTTACATTAGGAAAGAAAAAGAAAGAACAAGTAGGGTATATATTTCTTTTTTTAACATCTGCCAAGATGGGGCTTAGTTATCTTATTGCCCGACCTATACTTACGAAAACGATTGATGACCCTACAGAGAAAATCAACTTTTTTATAGTGTTTATTTTGTTTTTAGCAATAGAAGCCTATTATACAGCACGTTTATTAAACAATAAATAA
- the atpB gene encoding F0F1 ATP synthase subunit A, which produces MVFSTKLIKNTITALFAVFPLLCTANVSDETQPSHADTEAHAAEGSHSENTGEIIDTNSKIKAFINHHLQDSHDFIFFSDEETGEHYGFSLPVILIDNGVKFFSAAKFEHGEKIVEAGGEHYALYHNKIYKTDAEGTLTFDEHHHPTNVMPLDMSITKNVMAMLVTALIMFLLFTGLAKSYKKGPIPTGFGRILEPLIIFIRDEVAIPNIGADKYRKYMGYLLTVFFFILILNLFGLTPLGINVTGNIAITACLALITFFITQFSANKDYWKHIFWMPDVPVLMKIALIPIEILGTLTKPFALMIRLYANISAGHIVVMSLIGLIFVFKNWIAGPSFFGLTLFISIIEILVAFLQAFVFTMLSSLFIGMAVQEHHHEEDHDKHTEEEPIII; this is translated from the coding sequence ATGGTGTTTTCCACAAAATTAATTAAGAATACAATAACAGCCCTCTTTGCTGTATTTCCTTTGCTTTGTACCGCTAATGTTTCTGATGAAACTCAGCCTAGTCATGCCGATACTGAAGCGCATGCTGCTGAAGGTTCTCATTCGGAAAATACGGGTGAGATAATTGATACAAACTCAAAAATCAAAGCGTTTATAAATCATCACCTTCAGGATTCTCATGACTTCATCTTTTTCTCAGATGAAGAGACAGGAGAACACTATGGTTTTTCGCTTCCTGTAATCTTAATAGATAACGGGGTTAAATTTTTCTCTGCTGCAAAATTTGAGCATGGCGAAAAAATTGTTGAAGCTGGAGGAGAGCACTACGCACTTTACCATAATAAAATATACAAGACGGATGCCGAAGGTACACTAACCTTTGATGAGCACCATCATCCAACTAATGTAATGCCATTAGATATGTCTATCACTAAAAATGTGATGGCTATGCTTGTAACGGCATTAATTATGTTTTTATTGTTTACAGGTCTAGCAAAGTCATACAAAAAAGGACCAATACCTACAGGTTTTGGTAGAATTTTAGAGCCACTTATTATATTTATTCGTGATGAGGTTGCAATACCAAATATAGGTGCAGATAAATATAGAAAATACATGGGTTACTTACTTACAGTGTTTTTCTTTATCCTTATCCTTAACCTTTTTGGTCTAACACCACTAGGTATAAATGTAACAGGTAATATCGCTATAACAGCTTGTTTAGCACTTATAACCTTTTTTATCACACAGTTTAGTGCGAATAAAGATTACTGGAAGCACATCTTTTGGATGCCAGATGTGCCGGTATTGATGAAGATAGCACTTATACCTATCGAGATATTAGGTACGCTTACTAAGCCATTTGCACTTATGATACGTCTTTATGCAAATATTTCGGCAGGACACATTGTTGTAATGAGTCTTATAGGTCTTATATTCGTATTTAAAAACTGGATCGCTGGTCCATCGTTCTTCGGATTAACATTGTTCATCTCTATTATAGAAATCTTGGTTGCCTTCCTTCAGGCGTTTGTATTCACAATGCTGTCTTCACTATTTATCGGTATGGCAGTACAAGAACATCACCATGAAGAAGACCACGACAAGCATACAGAGGAAGAACCAATAATAATATAA
- the atpE gene encoding ATP synthase F0 subunit C — protein sequence MEIPGIVGAGLVVIGAGLGLGKIGGSAMDAIARQPEAAGKIQTAMIIIAALLEGVAFAALFAA from the coding sequence ATGGAAATTCCAGGAATTGTTGGAGCAGGTTTAGTAGTAATCGGTGCAGGTCTAGGACTTGGTAAAATCGGTGGTTCTGCAATGGATGCTATTGCTCGTCAGCCAGAGGCTGCAGGTAAAATCCAAACTGCAATGATTATTATCGCTGCACTTCTAGAGGGTGTTGCTTTCGCAGCGCTTTTCGCAGCTTAA